A DNA window from Ornithodoros turicata isolate Travis chromosome 10, ASM3712646v1, whole genome shotgun sequence contains the following coding sequences:
- the LOC135370471 gene encoding uncharacterized protein LOC135370471 produces MTDLDARCNSKLCFHVVEFSDKSTYVVSSSWVTETIAGTYAHWPERVSKLQLTRLLRTHQSPKDTWVLHRIRILHTTDDADEAFDLLPVAEDTSNLEHDQEYQKKTRKARKRVILSDSDDDDEPDIVRGKKNASQCRVKVPPPPTLPSQLLSTHSATTRSLASTFSAQCSSGDAPAVPSRPERPSTARCTQGPFTECDSLLINSSCRGTVSQRSTREVPSLFETTVPSVLHEPAGHQHSASFLHTYIEQSPCLSPSVTPFSDSQNESTGKNL; encoded by the exons ATGACTGACCTGGACGCACGATGTAACAGCAAGCTGTG TTTCCACGTCGTAGAGTTCAGTGACAAAAGCACGTATGTCGTATCATCGTCCTGGGTCACCGAGACAATTGCCGGCACGTATGCGCATTGGCCAGAGAGGGTGTCCAAACTCCAGTTGACTAGGCTTCTGAGGACCCATCAGTCCCCTAAGGATACATGGGTGCTCCACCGCATTCGAATATTGCACACAACAG ACGATGCAGATGAAGCATTTGACCTGCTGCCTGTTGCTGAGGATACGTCCAACTTAGAGCATGACCAGGAGTATCAGAAAAAAACACGTAAAGCTCGAAAAAGGGTTATACTGTCCGACAGCGACGATGACGATGAGCCAGATATTGTTCGAGGAAAGAAGAATG CTTCTCAGTGTCGTGTGAAGGTTCCTCCACCGCCAACATTGCCATCTCAACTGCTCTCAACACATTCAGCCACGACACGGTCGTTAG CATCTACGTTCTCCGCACAGTGCAGTAGTGGTGATGCTCCTGCTGTTCCAAGTCGGCCGGAACGTCCAAGCACAGCACGCTGTACTCAGGGTCCATTTACAGAATGTGATTCCTTGCTGATCAATTCAAGCTGTCGTG GTACGGTATCACAGCGGTCCACCAGAGAGGTGCCAAGTCTGTTTGAGac tacTGTCCCTTCTGTCCTACATGAACCAGCAG gtCACCAGCACTCTGCCTCATTTCTGCACACATACATAGAGCAATCTCCCTGCCTGTCACCATCTGTAACTCCCTTCAGTGACTCTCAAAATGAATCAACTGGTAAGAACTTGTAA